From Candidatus Manganitrophus morganii, the proteins below share one genomic window:
- a CDS encoding class I SAM-dependent methyltransferase produces MGRRSVESGNVLRKVSPLFEILVSELHHALGQLKQKLDAEESGIRSESDEEHRMLLEAESLHHAEGLLTEALDRFILRMDKMVRHFTPQEHRIHRDYFQKHLHPFLLLSPFVKRAYSKPLGYPGDYEMMRMLYEDHDQGETFFARLINRYCSQLSPARSVMGRVPYMLGKINRVLGRASGNRETVSIMSIGSGPAKEIQELIRSNPKSDRCHLTMIDTEWEALQYSRAKIDVLKGVTRSRIQINYVNKSIHQLVHHPHTFDLFAGQDLIYVTGLFDYLPFHIAKHLIQRLYRLLSEEGELIIGNLDVSNDARYFMEYGAEWYVLYRTPQELVQMVEGISPAQAFVETDEEGTQLYLTVRKGKRPKESLSYPPKVATVFYGKQ; encoded by the coding sequence GTGGGTCGACGTTCCGTAGAGAGCGGGAACGTTCTCCGGAAAGTCTCTCCTCTCTTTGAGATTCTGGTCTCCGAACTCCATCACGCTCTCGGCCAATTGAAGCAGAAGCTCGATGCGGAAGAATCCGGGATTCGCTCCGAGAGCGATGAAGAACACCGGATGCTGCTTGAGGCGGAGAGCCTACACCACGCAGAGGGACTTTTAACAGAGGCCCTGGATCGTTTTATCTTGAGAATGGATAAGATGGTGAGGCATTTTACCCCTCAGGAGCATCGTATCCATCGCGATTATTTTCAGAAACATCTTCATCCCTTTCTTCTCCTCTCTCCTTTCGTGAAGCGGGCTTATTCGAAGCCGTTGGGATATCCCGGGGATTATGAAATGATGCGGATGTTGTATGAAGACCACGACCAAGGAGAAACCTTCTTCGCCCGTCTCATCAATCGATATTGTTCCCAACTCTCCCCGGCCAGATCGGTGATGGGCCGGGTTCCCTATATGCTGGGGAAGATAAACCGGGTCCTCGGCCGGGCCTCGGGGAATCGGGAAACCGTCTCGATCATGAGCATCGGTTCCGGACCGGCCAAAGAGATCCAGGAACTGATTCGGAGCAACCCCAAGAGTGATCGGTGCCACCTGACCATGATCGACACCGAGTGGGAGGCGCTGCAATATTCCCGCGCGAAGATCGACGTGTTAAAGGGGGTGACGCGGAGCCGCATCCAGATCAATTATGTCAACAAATCGATTCATCAGTTGGTCCACCATCCCCACACCTTTGATCTCTTCGCCGGGCAGGATTTGATTTATGTCACGGGCCTCTTCGACTATCTCCCCTTTCATATCGCAAAGCATTTGATTCAACGCTTGTACCGGCTTCTCTCCGAGGAGGGTGAGCTTATTATCGGAAATCTGGACGTCTCGAATGATGCCCGGTATTTTATGGAATATGGCGCGGAATGGTATGTCCTTTATCGAACCCCTCAGGAGCTTGTTCAAATGGTGGAAGGGATTTCTCCCGCCCAGGCTTTTGTCGAGACCGACGAAGAGGGGACACAGCTTTATTTGACCGTTCGAAAGGGGAAGAGGCCGAAGGAAAGCCTGAGCTACCCTCCTAAGGTCGCAACGGTTTTCTATGGAAAACAGTAA
- a CDS encoding HAMP domain-containing histidine kinase, with protein sequence MGDQAKTREELLKELTTLRARLNKMVIAKRLAVKKRVRAKRKGTLPYRRERNPTRAQNQLLSYIAHELKTPLNSLLGFIQLLRNGTYGMLTPEQSQAIMRMNVDLLEFVHLVNNILDFSKIDSGKMPVQVVETNPRELLERVSMLFEPFLREKGLQLEQRIDPDCPDIVMTDPLKIKSALINLLSNAIKFTPKGTIQIGLCSLPGQRGIRLSVSDIGIGIAPQELPHLFEGNQREVVRESPSLYGSGTGLGLAIVKKMVSALGGTIRVESALGVGTTFTLDIPESSCS encoded by the coding sequence ATGGGTGATCAGGCCAAAACAAGGGAAGAGCTTCTCAAAGAGCTGACGACGCTGCGCGCCCGCCTTAACAAAATGGTGATCGCAAAGCGTCTTGCGGTGAAGAAAAGGGTGCGGGCGAAAAGAAAAGGAACCCTCCCGTACCGAAGAGAGCGCAATCCGACCCGGGCGCAGAATCAATTACTCTCCTATATCGCCCACGAGCTGAAGACCCCTTTAAACAGCCTCCTCGGATTTATCCAATTGCTGCGGAATGGAACGTACGGGATGCTCACGCCGGAGCAATCTCAGGCGATCATGCGGATGAATGTCGACCTTTTGGAGTTTGTTCACCTGGTCAACAATATCTTGGATTTTTCGAAAATCGATTCGGGCAAGATGCCGGTTCAGGTGGTGGAGACGAACCCCCGTGAGCTGCTCGAGCGGGTCTCGATGCTCTTTGAGCCTTTTCTCCGTGAGAAAGGACTTCAGCTGGAGCAGAGAATCGATCCCGACTGTCCGGACATCGTCATGACCGATCCCTTGAAGATCAAGAGCGCCCTCATCAACCTCCTGAGCAACGCGATTAAATTCACGCCGAAGGGAACGATTCAAATCGGTCTCTGCTCTCTTCCGGGGCAGAGGGGGATTCGGCTCTCCGTCTCGGATATCGGCATCGGGATCGCACCGCAGGAACTCCCCCATCTTTTTGAAGGAAATCAGCGGGAGGTCGTGAGAGAATCACCCTCTCTTTATGGCAGCGGGACCGGCTTGGGGTTGGCCATTGTCAAAAAAATGGTCTCCGCGCTTGGAGGGACCATTCGCGTTGAAAGCGCATTGGGGGTCGGGACGACGTTTACCCTCGATATCCCGGAGAGTTCTTGTTCCTGA
- a CDS encoding response regulator transcription factor, whose product MEILLVEDDERIVSFVKRGLEAEHYSVDVAHDGQEAIDMARAIRYRLIILDLVLPLKSGSEVCLRLREERIETPILMLTAKDTLEEKIEGLRIGADDYLTKPFAFEELLARMKALLRRGPYREESQDLKVADLILSRETHEVRRAGDLITLTAKEFALLEYLMAHPNKVMSRTSILEKVWGYHYDTLTNVVDVYIRYLRKKVDEGYPKKLIQTVRDIGYKICG is encoded by the coding sequence ATGGAAATTCTCCTCGTGGAAGACGATGAGCGGATCGTCAGTTTTGTGAAAAGGGGATTGGAGGCGGAGCATTACAGTGTCGACGTGGCCCATGACGGCCAGGAAGCGATCGACATGGCGCGGGCGATTCGCTACCGGTTGATTATCCTCGATCTGGTCCTTCCGTTGAAGAGCGGCTCTGAAGTCTGCCTGAGGCTGAGGGAGGAGCGGATCGAAACCCCCATCCTCATGCTGACGGCGAAAGATACCCTCGAAGAGAAGATCGAAGGGCTTCGGATCGGGGCGGATGATTATTTGACGAAACCGTTCGCCTTCGAGGAACTCCTCGCCCGGATGAAAGCGCTCCTGCGCCGCGGTCCTTATCGCGAGGAGAGCCAAGACTTGAAGGTGGCCGACTTGATCCTCAGCCGGGAGACCCATGAAGTCCGCCGGGCCGGAGACCTCATCACCCTCACCGCGAAGGAGTTTGCCCTCCTGGAATATCTCATGGCTCACCCCAATAAGGTCATGAGCCGGACATCGATCCTTGAAAAGGTCTGGGGATATCATTACGATACGCTGACCAATGTGGTCGACGTTTATATCCGTTATTTAAGGAAAAAAGTAGACGAAGGGTATCCCAAAAAGTTGATTCAGACCGTCCGGGACATCGGGTATAAAATCTGCGGTTGA
- the purN gene encoding phosphoribosylglycinamide formyltransferase, which translates to MCSEEEPVLNPAEGALRLGILVSGRGSNLEAILDAIKQGKLSARVAVVISNKKDAAALERAARYQVPALFLDPTHYSRREEYDAAVLQQLKEFGVELVVLAGYMRLVTPTLIQPYHDRIINTHPSLLPAFPGMHAQRQALSYGVRVSGCTIHFVDEEMDHGPIIAQASVPVFEGDTVEQLSERILAEEHRLLPQVLQLYAEGKLTVDGRKVHIRDRASARSAR; encoded by the coding sequence ATGTGTAGCGAAGAGGAACCTGTCCTGAACCCTGCTGAAGGAGCCCTTCGACTGGGCATCCTCGTCTCCGGCCGAGGGAGCAACCTTGAGGCGATTCTTGATGCGATCAAGCAGGGGAAGCTTTCCGCACGCGTAGCGGTGGTGATCAGCAATAAGAAGGACGCCGCGGCGCTGGAGCGAGCGGCGCGGTATCAGGTCCCCGCGCTCTTTCTCGATCCGACGCACTACAGTCGTCGAGAAGAATACGACGCCGCGGTTTTACAGCAACTAAAAGAGTTTGGCGTCGAATTAGTGGTGCTGGCCGGCTACATGCGCCTTGTCACGCCGACGCTGATTCAGCCATACCATGATCGGATCATTAACACTCACCCGAGTCTCCTCCCCGCTTTTCCCGGAATGCATGCCCAGCGACAGGCGCTGTCGTACGGGGTTCGTGTGAGCGGATGCACGATCCACTTTGTCGATGAAGAGATGGATCACGGCCCCATCATCGCGCAGGCTTCGGTTCCTGTCTTCGAGGGAGACACCGTAGAGCAGCTGTCGGAGCGGATTTTGGCGGAAGAGCACCGGCTTCTGCCGCAGGTTCTCCAGCTTTATGCCGAGGGGAAATTGACGGTAGACGGGAGAAAAGTTCATATTCGAGATCGCGCTTCCGCAAGGAGCGCCCGATGA
- a CDS encoding heavy metal-binding domain-containing protein has protein sequence MICPNCGCEQREAGRCIQCQMTLPGVKEAPASNPPSPAAATTSKRREKKEREESEEREESPALSPPEQTEKEGLKTNRKGPIRVVEPERRARHEEGAHKILITTTQKVEGRKVKNYFGLINANIIIELEDQIHSIPEKAVYSTNTTYRSHLKTGILLALRDLRGEAALFGANAVVGTSFNFHRIDPRSLLLSAVGTAVLIDEQN, from the coding sequence ATGATTTGCCCCAATTGCGGCTGCGAACAGCGTGAGGCCGGCCGATGTATCCAGTGTCAAATGACGCTCCCCGGCGTGAAGGAGGCGCCGGCGAGCAACCCTCCCTCTCCCGCCGCTGCAACGACGTCAAAGAGAAGGGAAAAGAAAGAGCGGGAAGAGAGCGAAGAGAGAGAAGAAAGTCCAGCGCTCTCTCCTCCGGAGCAGACGGAGAAAGAAGGGCTCAAAACGAATCGTAAGGGGCCGATCCGCGTCGTCGAGCCGGAACGCCGGGCACGTCATGAAGAAGGGGCTCACAAAATTTTGATCACCACAACTCAAAAGGTAGAGGGAAGAAAAGTCAAAAACTACTTTGGACTGATCAATGCCAATATCATTATCGAGCTGGAGGACCAGATTCACTCGATCCCTGAAAAAGCGGTTTACTCAACCAACACCACTTATCGAAGCCACCTAAAAACAGGAATCTTGCTTGCGCTTCGCGATCTCCGAGGCGAAGCGGCCCTGTTCGGCGCCAATGCCGTGGTGGGAACCTCTTTCAACTTCCATCGAATCGATCCACGCTCTCTCCTCCTTTCCGCCGTTGGAACCGCCGTCTTGATCGATGAGCAGAACTGA
- a CDS encoding PilZ domain-containing protein, whose product MSSLTLNDMAQKAIFNPPRENKRVVFNEEILLWKGTSLQTKKPPRSAIIGRAKNISNGGVCLVTKTKLEINQFLRMAFKLKSVPINIPTLVEVRWVEKVSDSYFRVGARFIY is encoded by the coding sequence ATGTCTTCACTCACGCTGAACGATATGGCCCAAAAGGCTATCTTCAATCCACCTAGGGAAAATAAAAGAGTCGTTTTCAATGAAGAGATCCTTCTCTGGAAAGGAACATCGCTCCAGACGAAGAAGCCTCCCCGGTCCGCGATCATCGGAAGAGCCAAGAATATCAGCAACGGGGGGGTCTGCCTCGTTACAAAAACAAAGCTGGAGATCAATCAGTTCCTGAGAATGGCCTTTAAGCTGAAATCGGTTCCGATCAATATTCCGACCCTCGTCGAAGTGAGATGGGTGGAGAAGGTATCCGATTCCTACTTCAGGGTCGGGGCCCGGTTTATTTATTAG
- a CDS encoding response regulator: MRILIIEDDERILGFLKRGLEGEGHAVDLALNGEDGLGFVKMRSYDVILLDVYLPEMNGIEVCKELRRQRRMTPVLMMTAKDSPEVQQEAVRAGVNDYLPKPFSFELLLAKIDALGLCTIPPENLS, encoded by the coding sequence ATGCGTATCTTAATCATTGAAGACGATGAGCGAATATTGGGGTTCTTGAAGCGGGGCCTGGAAGGGGAGGGGCATGCCGTCGACCTTGCCCTCAACGGAGAGGACGGCCTCGGTTTTGTGAAGATGCGTTCTTACGACGTTATTCTTCTCGATGTCTATCTCCCCGAAATGAATGGAATAGAGGTGTGCAAAGAATTAAGGCGTCAGCGGAGGATGACCCCGGTCTTGATGATGACGGCGAAGGATTCGCCGGAAGTTCAGCAAGAGGCCGTTCGGGCCGGGGTGAATGATTACCTTCCGAAACCGTTTTCGTTTGAGCTGCTCCTGGCGAAAATAGACGCATTGGGTCTCTGTACGATCCCGCCTGAAAACTTATCCTAA
- a CDS encoding tetratricopeptide repeat protein: protein MTGEEYLELGLAYMREKNWDSALNTLLESQKRFSDLPEENVPPVLFSALGLCYAMARNNIMSGLTYCQRAISMDQYEPGFYQNLGMIYLKTGDKKKALTVFRKGLKLNPEHSGLWSQISQLGFRKRPFLSFLPRQHFINKYLGMWFMATEVKKTAARRSN, encoded by the coding sequence ATGACTGGAGAGGAATACCTCGAACTAGGTCTCGCCTACATGCGTGAAAAAAATTGGGATTCAGCCCTGAATACCTTGCTTGAGAGCCAAAAGCGCTTTTCAGACCTGCCGGAAGAAAATGTTCCGCCTGTTTTATTTTCCGCGCTCGGCCTCTGCTACGCGATGGCGCGCAACAACATCATGAGCGGATTGACCTATTGTCAGCGTGCCATTTCAATGGATCAGTATGAGCCCGGCTTTTATCAGAATCTCGGCATGATTTATTTAAAAACGGGAGACAAGAAGAAGGCGCTTACGGTTTTCCGAAAGGGGCTGAAATTGAATCCGGAGCACTCCGGCCTTTGGTCTCAGATCTCTCAACTCGGATTTCGGAAGCGCCCGTTTCTCTCCTTCCTGCCGCGTCAGCACTTCATCAACAAGTATCTCGGGATGTGGTTCATGGCCACGGAGGTGAAAAAAACCGCCGCTCGAAGATCCAATTGA
- the purM gene encoding phosphoribosylformylglycinamidine cyclo-ligase — protein MARLTYKNAGVDIDAGDLFVQKITSMVRSTHRPEVLTDLGGFSGLFALGAKKFKEPVLVSGTDGVGTKLKIAFMTDRHDTVGIDLVAMCVNDVIVTGAEPLFFLDYFATGKLFPEKAVEVMKGIVDGCRQAGCALIGGETAEMPSFYPAGEYDLAGFAVGAVDKKKIIDGKKIRPGDLLIGLASSGLHSNGFSLVRKIVFEKMGLTVKDHFPGESKSVGEILLTPTVIYAKTLSKLQEKVQIKGAAHITGGGITENLPRVLPPGCAAQVRRDRWEVPFIFRTLQEMGEVDTEEMYTDFNMGIGMILVISPKALSQTRSLLKRLRQEAYVIGEIVKGDGTVVYV, from the coding sequence ATGGCGCGACTGACCTACAAAAATGCCGGTGTTGATATTGACGCCGGCGATCTTTTCGTCCAAAAAATCACCTCCATGGTCCGATCAACACATCGACCCGAAGTTCTCACCGACTTGGGAGGCTTTTCCGGCCTATTCGCCCTCGGAGCGAAAAAGTTTAAGGAGCCGGTCCTGGTCTCCGGCACGGATGGGGTTGGGACAAAGCTGAAGATCGCCTTTATGACCGACCGCCACGATACGGTCGGAATTGACCTCGTCGCGATGTGCGTCAACGACGTCATCGTGACCGGCGCCGAACCGCTCTTTTTCTTGGACTACTTCGCCACGGGAAAGCTTTTTCCGGAGAAGGCGGTGGAGGTGATGAAAGGGATTGTGGACGGATGCCGGCAGGCCGGTTGTGCCCTGATCGGCGGCGAGACGGCGGAGATGCCCTCCTTTTACCCCGCGGGAGAATACGATCTGGCCGGCTTCGCCGTGGGGGCGGTGGACAAAAAGAAGATCATCGACGGAAAGAAAATCAGGCCGGGAGATCTCTTGATCGGCCTGGCCTCTTCGGGCCTGCACAGCAACGGCTTCTCCCTGGTCCGGAAAATTGTTTTCGAGAAGATGGGGCTTACGGTAAAGGACCACTTTCCCGGAGAGTCGAAATCGGTCGGAGAAATTCTGTTGACCCCGACCGTCATCTACGCAAAAACCCTCTCGAAACTTCAGGAGAAAGTCCAAATCAAAGGAGCGGCCCACATTACCGGCGGAGGGATCACTGAAAATCTTCCGCGTGTTCTTCCGCCCGGTTGTGCGGCCCAGGTGCGGCGCGACCGGTGGGAGGTCCCTTTCATATTCAGGACCCTTCAAGAAATGGGAGAGGTCGACACCGAAGAGATGTACACCGACTTTAACATGGGGATCGGAATGATCTTGGTGATCTCGCCAAAGGCGCTCTCCCAAACGCGCTCCCTTCTAAAACGGCTCCGACAGGAAGCGTACGTGATCGGCGAGATCGTCAAGGGAGATGGAACGGTGGTTTATGTGTAG
- a CDS encoding ATP-binding protein — protein MENSNDTELLSAFQDYAREINTFRLRIGCILGFTLVPLFSLLDYYAVPHHFKTFLLIRLVSSAMTLLLFLFTFTSFGKSHITWVGALTAILIGGTIALMTRYLGGYESPYYAGLNLVMLAISMLFAWDVRITAAICLMMYTLYIVPILLYDQIERTELFINNNAFLISTMFIGLTSAYFISRLRYQEFESRYKMEESRKALEVSNQKLRELSYLKGQFFADISHELRTPLAVIRGEAEVTLRGKEKPVAEYKRVLHYVILLADQLNKLVSDLLFLARSESGVLHMEKREVSLQEIIREASREGEILAMRKGITLKLKESAEDELFLQGDPQRLKQLFLIVIDNAINYSKMGGDVGLSLEREEGRGKITIADHGVGIPKEAIPHVFERFYRVEKTKSMANGTGLGLPIAKWIAEAHEGKITIDSEMGAGTRVTVHLPLSEKVKV, from the coding sequence ATGGAAAACAGTAACGACACGGAGCTTCTTTCCGCTTTTCAAGATTATGCACGCGAGATCAACACGTTCCGGCTCCGAATCGGCTGTATTTTGGGATTTACCCTGGTTCCTCTCTTCAGCTTGCTCGATTATTACGCCGTTCCTCACCACTTCAAAACATTTCTCCTGATTCGCCTCGTCTCCTCCGCAATGACCCTTCTTCTTTTTCTTTTCACCTTTACCTCTTTCGGAAAGAGCCATATTACTTGGGTAGGCGCCCTGACCGCCATTCTCATCGGCGGCACCATTGCGCTGATGACCCGTTACTTGGGCGGATACGAGTCCCCCTACTATGCCGGTCTCAATTTGGTGATGCTCGCGATTTCGATGCTTTTTGCCTGGGATGTGCGCATTACGGCAGCGATCTGTTTGATGATGTATACCCTTTATATCGTGCCGATTCTACTTTACGATCAGATCGAACGGACAGAGTTATTCATCAATAACAATGCCTTTCTCATCTCCACTATGTTTATTGGACTGACCAGTGCTTATTTTATTTCCAGATTGCGCTACCAAGAATTTGAATCCCGTTATAAAATGGAAGAATCGCGGAAAGCGTTGGAAGTCTCCAATCAGAAACTAAGGGAGCTCAGCTACCTGAAAGGTCAATTTTTTGCGGATATCAGCCACGAGCTTCGAACCCCCTTGGCGGTGATCCGGGGAGAGGCGGAGGTGACGCTTCGAGGAAAGGAAAAACCGGTGGCGGAGTACAAGCGGGTCCTCCACTACGTTATTCTCCTGGCCGATCAGCTCAATAAGCTGGTCAGCGATCTCTTGTTTTTGGCCCGTTCCGAATCGGGGGTGTTGCATATGGAGAAGCGGGAAGTTTCTCTGCAGGAGATTATTCGGGAGGCATCCCGCGAAGGAGAGATCCTGGCGATGCGGAAGGGGATTACGCTCAAACTGAAAGAGTCCGCGGAGGACGAACTTTTCTTGCAGGGGGATCCGCAGCGCCTCAAACAGCTTTTTTTGATCGTCATTGATAACGCAATCAACTACTCGAAGATGGGGGGAGATGTGGGGCTCTCCCTGGAGAGGGAGGAGGGCCGTGGAAAAATCACCATCGCCGATCACGGCGTCGGTATTCCAAAAGAGGCGATCCCCCACGTTTTTGAACGGTTCTATCGGGTTGAAAAAACCAAATCGATGGCAAACGGGACGGGACTCGGATTGCCGATCGCAAAGTGGATCGCCGAGGCCCATGAAGGGAAAATCACGATCGACAGCGAAATGGGGGCCGGCACAAGGGTGACGGTGCATCTTCCCCTCTCCGAGAAGGTGAAGGTCTAG